From the genome of Ignavibacteriales bacterium, one region includes:
- the rpoB gene encoding DNA-directed RNA polymerase subunit beta gives MEKQKINKSTGRITFASISQSVKVPDLLNIQLDSFEEFIQLKVTPSQRENKGLHAVFNTNFPILDNKEFYRLDFIEYYIEKPRFSMAECEERGLTYSAPLKAKLRLSTKDDETGEYVNSVEQEVYLGNLPFMTGRGTFIINGAERVIVSQLHRSPGVAFAQTLHPNGTPIYSARIIPFRGSWVEFATDINNILYVYIDRRKKFPSTTLLRALGYETDEQILNLFDLIEEITAKQLNVDKHTGRVAASDIIDTSTGEIYATKDTELTEEIILNIKKSALTRVQLLSIDTSFEQDLIVNTLKKDTSTNKEEALYAIYRQLRSGEAPDVDTAVSLIDKLFFNEKRYDLGDVGRFRMNDRLNLNVPDNVKVLTVEDIVAIMKNIVKLKNGNVAVDDIDHLGNRRVRTVGEQLQQQYNVGLARMSRTIKERMNMRDNENMQPQDLVNARTISSVINAFFGTNQLSQFMDQTNPLSELTHKRRISALGPGGLTRERAGFEVRDVHHSHYGRLCPIETPEGPNIGLISSLTIYARVNHYGFLETPYRKVKDGRVTNSVDFLSADQEDEFIIAQANAPIDEQGKFLTERIKSRERGEFPIVPASALHYMDVAPAQIVSAAAALIPFLEHDDANRALMGSNMQRQAVPLLVPQAPIVGTGMEAKIARDSRSVIIAEDNGIVEYADSKKIIVKYDVDESAPETLVSFDDERRVEHILTKFSGTNQETCFNQKPIVVTGQKLKKGDVLADGPGIEKGELALGRNVSVAFMPWRGYNFEDAIVLSERLVADDVFTSIHIEEFELQVRETKRGEEELTRDIPNVSEEATKDLDEHGIVREGAEVKEGDILIGKITPKGETDPTPEEKLLKAIFGDKAGDVKDASLKAPPGLKGIVIKTRLFSRKKKDIESKKVEKKLLDTLEVEYKKRKENHYNKLITKLTRITEGKTTSGIRDLDGSVVLRSGTSIKEDTFSNLEDVTKLDYTKEWFERKAPNELIKQLFTNYFPLLAEIEEDYKRDKLKIQSGDELPPGITQLAKVYVAKKRKVSVGDKMAGRHGNKGVVAKVVPVEDMPHHEDGTPVDIVLNPLGVPSRMNLGQLYETALGWVGKKLGVKFETPIFDSAQVSEVEGWLTQAGLDEGSKTWLYDGRSGERFHQKVTCGYIYMMKLGHMVDDKIHARSIGPYSLITQQPLGGKAQFGGQRFGEMEVWALEGYGAAHILQEVLTVKSDDVQGRAKAYEAIVKGENIPTPNIPEAFNVLIKELQGLALDIKIK, from the coding sequence TTGGAAAAACAAAAAATTAACAAAAGCACAGGTAGAATTACCTTTGCTTCTATTTCTCAATCGGTGAAAGTTCCGGATCTTCTGAACATTCAATTGGATTCTTTTGAAGAATTTATTCAATTGAAAGTCACACCGTCGCAAAGAGAGAATAAAGGTTTACACGCGGTATTCAATACCAACTTCCCAATCCTTGATAACAAAGAATTTTACAGATTAGATTTTATTGAATACTACATTGAGAAACCACGTTTCTCTATGGCTGAATGCGAAGAGAGAGGACTTACTTATTCCGCTCCGCTGAAAGCAAAACTACGTCTTTCTACAAAAGATGATGAAACCGGAGAGTACGTAAACTCCGTTGAACAAGAAGTATATCTTGGCAATCTACCTTTCATGACGGGACGCGGTACATTTATAATTAATGGTGCAGAAAGAGTTATTGTAAGTCAATTGCACCGTTCACCCGGTGTTGCGTTTGCTCAAACGTTGCATCCGAACGGAACGCCGATTTACTCCGCACGTATTATTCCGTTCAGAGGTTCTTGGGTTGAATTTGCAACCGACATTAATAACATTCTCTATGTTTATATAGATAGAAGAAAGAAATTCCCGTCAACAACTTTGTTGAGAGCACTTGGATACGAAACTGATGAACAGATTTTAAATCTATTTGATTTGATTGAAGAAATAACCGCAAAACAACTCAATGTTGATAAACATACCGGACGAGTTGCTGCAAGCGATATTATAGATACTTCAACCGGTGAAATTTATGCAACTAAAGACACCGAGCTTACAGAAGAAATCATCCTGAACATTAAAAAATCTGCACTTACAAGAGTTCAGCTTCTAAGTATCGATACTTCTTTCGAACAGGATCTTATTGTTAATACTCTGAAGAAAGATACATCGACAAATAAAGAAGAAGCGCTTTATGCAATTTACCGTCAGTTGCGTTCAGGCGAAGCACCGGACGTTGATACGGCAGTCAGTTTGATCGATAAATTGTTCTTCAACGAAAAACGTTATGATCTTGGCGATGTTGGACGTTTTAGAATGAATGACAGGTTAAATCTGAATGTGCCTGATAACGTGAAAGTGCTTACAGTTGAAGATATAGTTGCGATCATGAAAAATATCGTCAAACTTAAAAACGGAAACGTTGCGGTTGATGATATCGATCATCTTGGCAACAGAAGAGTTCGTACAGTTGGCGAACAATTGCAGCAACAGTATAATGTTGGTTTGGCTAGAATGTCGCGTACAATAAAAGAAAGAATGAATATGCGCGATAACGAAAACATGCAACCGCAAGATTTAGTTAATGCAAGAACCATCAGCAGTGTTATCAATGCATTTTTCGGAACCAACCAGCTTTCTCAATTCATGGATCAGACAAATCCGCTTTCAGAACTAACGCACAAGAGAAGAATCTCTGCGTTGGGACCTGGCGGTTTAACACGCGAACGCGCAGGATTTGAAGTTCGCGACGTGCATCATTCACATTACGGTCGGTTATGTCCAATCGAAACACCGGAAGGTCCAAACATTGGTCTAATCTCTTCACTTACGATTTATGCACGGGTTAATCACTACGGATTTTTAGAAACACCATATAGAAAAGTAAAAGATGGAAGAGTTACAAACAGCGTAGACTTTTTAAGTGCAGATCAAGAAGATGAATTTATTATTGCACAAGCAAACGCTCCGATTGATGAACAAGGAAAATTTTTAACGGAAAGAATTAAAAGCCGTGAACGCGGAGAATTTCCAATTGTTCCTGCAAGCGCACTTCATTATATGGATGTTGCACCCGCGCAAATTGTATCTGCAGCCGCAGCATTAATTCCATTTCTTGAGCATGATGATGCCAACAGAGCTTTGATGGGTTCTAACATGCAACGTCAGGCAGTACCGCTTTTGGTTCCCCAAGCTCCAATTGTCGGAACCGGTATGGAAGCAAAGATTGCTCGCGATTCTCGATCTGTCATTATAGCAGAAGATAACGGAATTGTTGAATATGCCGATTCTAAAAAAATTATTGTAAAATATGATGTTGATGAAAGCGCCCCAGAAACTTTGGTAAGCTTCGACGATGAAAGAAGAGTTGAACATATACTCACAAAATTCTCCGGAACAAATCAAGAAACATGCTTCAATCAAAAACCAATTGTTGTTACAGGCCAGAAACTTAAAAAAGGTGATGTTCTTGCCGATGGTCCTGGAATTGAAAAAGGAGAACTCGCACTCGGACGAAACGTTTCTGTTGCATTCATGCCTTGGCGCGGTTACAATTTTGAAGATGCAATTGTTCTTAGCGAACGCCTTGTTGCCGATGATGTATTTACATCAATCCATATAGAAGAATTTGAATTACAAGTTCGCGAAACTAAACGCGGCGAAGAAGAACTTACACGCGATATTCCGAATGTTAGTGAAGAAGCAACAAAAGATCTTGATGAACACGGAATTGTTCGCGAAGGCGCTGAAGTTAAAGAAGGTGATATTCTAATTGGAAAGATCACTCCTAAAGGCGAGACCGATCCAACACCTGAAGAAAAATTATTGAAAGCAATCTTTGGAGATAAAGCAGGTGATGTAAAAGATGCATCATTAAAAGCTCCTCCAGGTCTTAAAGGAATTGTAATTAAAACAAGATTATTCAGCCGTAAAAAGAAAGATATAGAATCAAAAAAAGTTGAAAAGAAATTGTTGGATACTCTTGAAGTAGAATACAAGAAACGGAAAGAGAATCATTACAATAAACTCATTACTAAATTAACACGAATCACAGAAGGTAAAACAACCTCCGGAATTCGTGATTTAGATGGAAGCGTTGTATTAAGAAGTGGAACATCTATTAAGGAAGATACTTTTTCTAATCTTGAAGATGTTACAAAATTAGATTACACAAAAGAGTGGTTTGAAAGAAAAGCTCCAAACGAACTTATCAAACAACTTTTTACAAATTATTTTCCTCTTCTAGCTGAGATAGAAGAAGATTATAAACGAGATAAATTAAAAATTCAGAGCGGTGATGAATTACCTCCGGGAATCACTCAACTTGCCAAAGTTTATGTTGCTAAGAAAAGAAAAGTTTCTGTCGGTGATAAAATGGCAGGCCGTCATGGTAACAAAGGCGTTGTCGCAAAAGTTGTTCCTGTTGAAGACATGCCGCATCATGAAGATGGAACTCCTGTTGATATTGTTCTTAATCCGCTTGGTGTACCATCTCGTATGAATTTAGGTCAGTTATATGAAACCGCACTCGGATGGGTTGGAAAAAAACTCGGCGTCAAATTCGAAACACCAATTTTTGATAGTGCCCAAGTTTCCGAAGTTGAAGGTTGGCTGACACAAGCCGGACTTGACGAAGGAAGTAAAACCTGGCTATACGATGGAAGAAGCGGTGAGAGATTCCATCAGAAAGTTACTTGTGGCTACATCTATATGATGAAACTGGGCCACATGGTTGACGATAAGATTCATGCCCGTTCAATTGGACCATACTCGCTTATCACACAGCAACCTCTAGGCGGTAAAGCTCAGTTTGGCGGACAGAGATTTGGAGAAATGGAAGTTTGGGCTTTGGAAGGTTATGGCGCTGCACATATTCTTCAAGAAGTGTTAACAGTGAAGAGTGATGATGTTCAAGGCAGAGCTAAGGCTTACGAAGCGATTGTAAAAGGTGAAAATATACCAACACCAAATATTCCTGAGGCATTTAATGTTCTTATTAAAGAACTTCAAGGTCTCGCTCTCGATATAAAAATTAAATAA
- the rplL gene encoding 50S ribosomal protein L7/L12, giving the protein MSEKIAEIVEKIKALTLVEASELKKALEEEFGVTASAPMMMAGAAAPAAAAVEEKTEFDVVLEAAGATKINVIKVVRAHTGLGLKEAKDLVDGAPKTVKEAISKDEAEKIKKELEEAGATVKVK; this is encoded by the coding sequence ATGTCAGAGAAAATTGCAGAGATTGTAGAGAAGATTAAAGCTCTTACACTCGTTGAAGCATCAGAATTAAAAAAAGCATTAGAAGAAGAATTTGGTGTTACAGCTTCTGCACCAATGATGATGGCTGGCGCAGCAGCACCGGCAGCAGCAGCAGTTGAAGAAAAAACAGAATTCGATGTTGTTCTTGAAGCAGCAGGCGCAACAAAAATTAACGTCATTAAAGTCGTTCGTGCTCATACTGGTCTTGGTTTGAAAGAAGCAAAAGACTTAGTTGACGGCGCTCCTAAGACAGTTAAAGAAGCGATCTCTAAAGACGAAGCTGAAAAAATAAAGAAAGAATTAGAAGAAGCTGGCGCAACAGTTAAAGTAAAATAA
- the rplJ gene encoding 50S ribosomal protein L10, with translation MKKEEKGEMIEQIKELIKKSPSMFLVDYRGVNVADINKIRSEFRKEGVTYKVFKNTLFKKALEQSGGFEKFNPQLLGMIGVAFTGENFVSAAKVIKKYFDEKQKLSFKGCYIDSAYYGADQLNTIASMPTKDEIMSGIVGSIAAPASGIVGAINAVIRDLVSVIDEVAKKKAA, from the coding sequence ATGAAAAAAGAAGAAAAAGGAGAGATGATTGAGCAGATAAAAGAGCTTATCAAAAAGTCTCCCTCCATGTTTCTTGTTGATTACCGCGGCGTAAACGTTGCAGATATTAATAAGATACGTTCTGAATTCAGAAAGGAAGGAGTTACTTATAAGGTCTTTAAAAATACTCTCTTCAAAAAAGCACTCGAGCAATCGGGTGGATTTGAAAAATTTAATCCGCAACTTTTAGGAATGATTGGTGTTGCTTTTACCGGAGAAAATTTTGTTTCGGCTGCAAAGGTTATCAAAAAATACTTCGACGAAAAACAAAAACTTTCCTTTAAGGGCTGTTACATCGATTCTGCTTATTACGGGGCAGACCAATTAAATACAATTGCATCCATGCCGACAAAAGATGAAATCATGTCTGGAATTGTTGGAAGCATTGCAGCACCTGCAAGCGGAATCGTTGGTGCAATCAATGCAGTTATTAGAGACCTTGTGAGTGTTATTGATGAGGTTGCAAAGAAGAAAGCTGCATAA
- the rplA gene encoding 50S ribosomal protein L1, giving the protein MKVSKRIKAINKNVDREKEYSVEEAIKLLKDNSKVKFTETLNCAIRLGVDPRHADQMIRGTVSLPHGTGKKVSVLVIARGAQAEEALKAGADYAGFDEYLEKIKGGWAEVDVIIATPDSMGELGKLGRVLGPKGLMPNPKSGTVTQEVAKAVKEVKAGKIEFRVEKAGIVHTALGKLDFSTEQLTENTRAFLKTIVKMKPSSAKGHYVRSLFLSSTMGPGLRITKEETAVSTKHE; this is encoded by the coding sequence ATGAAAGTTTCAAAAAGAATTAAAGCAATCAACAAAAATGTTGATAGAGAAAAAGAATATTCTGTAGAAGAAGCAATAAAACTTCTTAAAGATAATTCAAAAGTTAAATTTACAGAAACTCTTAACTGCGCAATCCGTCTCGGCGTAGATCCGCGTCATGCAGATCAAATGATTAGAGGAACAGTTTCCCTGCCTCACGGAACCGGAAAAAAAGTTTCCGTTCTTGTAATTGCACGCGGCGCTCAAGCTGAAGAAGCTCTTAAAGCAGGCGCAGATTATGCAGGCTTTGACGAGTATCTTGAAAAAATAAAAGGCGGCTGGGCTGAGGTTGATGTAATTATCGCTACACCAGATTCAATGGGTGAACTTGGTAAACTTGGGCGTGTTCTTGGACCGAAAGGTTTAATGCCTAATCCCAAGAGCGGAACAGTTACTCAAGAAGTTGCAAAAGCAGTTAAAGAAGTTAAAGCCGGAAAGATTGAATTTAGAGTTGAGAAAGCGGGAATAGTTCATACTGCTTTAGGTAAACTAGACTTTTCGACTGAACAATTAACAGAAAATACACGTGCTTTTCTTAAAACAATTGTTAAGATGAAACCATCTTCTGCAAAAGGCCATTATGTTAGAAGTCTTTTCCTCTCATCTACTATGGGACCTGGTTTAAGAATTACGAAAGAAGAAACTGCAGTTTCTACTAAACACGAATAA
- the rplK gene encoding 50S ribosomal protein L11, producing MAKKIDSFIKLQIPAGAANPSPPVGPALGQKGVNIMEFCKQFNARTSAQQGLIIPVVITVYSDKSFTFITKTPPAAVLLKKAAKVEKGSAEPNKTKVAKVTSSQVREIATLKMPDLNAHDVDHAMSMVAGTARSMGFTVED from the coding sequence ATGGCAAAGAAAATTGATAGTTTCATTAAATTACAAATTCCTGCGGGAGCTGCAAATCCGTCTCCACCTGTTGGCCCGGCATTAGGTCAAAAAGGCGTTAACATTATGGAGTTTTGTAAGCAGTTCAATGCTAGAACTTCAGCACAGCAGGGATTAATTATTCCTGTTGTTATCACAGTTTATTCTGATAAATCTTTTACATTCATTACAAAAACACCGCCTGCTGCCGTATTGTTGAAAAAAGCGGCAAAGGTTGAAAAAGGTTCTGCTGAACCGAACAAAACTAAGGTTGCAAAAGTAACCAGTTCTCAAGTTCGAGAGATTGCAACATTGAAAATGCCCGACTTAAACGCTCATGATGTTGACCATGCAATGAGTATGGTTGCCGGAACAGCTCGCAGTATGGGTTTCACTGTTGAAGACTAA
- the nusG gene encoding transcription termination/antitermination protein NusG, whose amino-acid sequence MENEKAKWYVVRTFSGHENKVKTLIDAELKDSDELRARIFDVLVPTEKVFEVKDGKKKTKKKNFFPGYILVCADLDIRVKDFIINTPSVMGFLGSANHPVPLLPEEVKRIVGRLSQTEETERTETIFRTGDFVKITDGPFNNFSGFIQEVNEEKMKIKVMVSIFGRKTPVEIDFAQAEFEK is encoded by the coding sequence TTGGAAAACGAAAAGGCAAAATGGTACGTCGTTAGAACTTTCTCCGGGCATGAGAACAAAGTAAAAACTTTGATTGACGCTGAATTGAAAGACAGTGATGAATTACGTGCAAGAATTTTTGATGTACTTGTTCCAACTGAAAAAGTTTTTGAAGTTAAAGACGGGAAAAAGAAAACCAAAAAGAAAAATTTTTTCCCCGGTTATATTTTGGTATGCGCTGATTTAGATATTCGAGTTAAGGATTTTATTATTAATACTCCTTCTGTAATGGGATTTCTCGGATCCGCAAATCACCCCGTGCCTTTACTTCCGGAAGAAGTTAAGAGGATCGTAGGAAGACTTTCGCAAACAGAAGAAACAGAAAGAACGGAAACAATTTTTAGAACCGGCGATTTTGTCAAGATTACAGATGGACCATTCAATAATTTTTCAGGCTTTATTCAAGAAGTAAATGAAGAGAAAATGAAAATTAAAGTTATGGTTTCGATTTTTGGTAGAAAAACTCCGGTTGAAATTGATTTTGCACAAGCTGAATTTGAAAAATAA
- the secE gene encoding preprotein translocase subunit SecE, translating to MKEKIINFVNDVVKEMKKVTWPTREELKESTSVVIVVCLILSAFTYVVDMVVNKILQGIF from the coding sequence ATGAAAGAAAAAATAATCAACTTCGTTAATGACGTAGTAAAGGAAATGAAAAAAGTTACCTGGCCTACTCGTGAAGAATTGAAAGAATCTACTTCGGTAGTAATTGTGGTATGCCTCATTCTCTCTGCATTCACTTATGTTGTAGATATGGTCGTCAATAAAATATTGCAAGGAATTTTTTAG
- the rpmG gene encoding 50S ribosomal protein L33, with protein sequence MAKSKNVRQIIILESSANTGFRYSTKKNKREHPNRVEYKKYDPVVRKHVVFKETK encoded by the coding sequence ATGGCAAAATCTAAAAACGTTAGACAAATAATAATATTAGAAAGCAGTGCAAATACCGGCTTCCGTTATTCAACAAAAAAGAATAAAAGAGAACATCCAAATAGAGTTGAATATAAAAAATACGATCCTGTTGTTCGCAAGCACGTAGTATTTAAAGAAACTAAATAA
- a CDS encoding ATP-binding protein yields MLFDRWATQVCPCGFFTDPTKECTCNTMQIQKYMARISGPLLDRIDIHIEVPAVKFKELASSSIGEKSSEIRKRVISAREIQQSRFHGIKNIYKNADMASKEIRKFCKVDNQCEDLLKMAMTRLGLSARAYDRILKVSRTIADLDGSSEIKPQHISEAIQYRSLDRELWGH; encoded by the coding sequence ATGTTATTTGACAGATGGGCAACGCAGGTATGCCCATGCGGATTTTTTACAGATCCAACTAAAGAGTGTACCTGCAATACGATGCAAATTCAAAAATACATGGCAAGAATTTCAGGCCCTCTATTGGACAGAATTGATATTCATATTGAAGTACCCGCGGTAAAGTTTAAAGAGCTTGCTTCAAGCTCTATAGGTGAAAAATCAAGTGAGATTAGAAAACGAGTAATTTCTGCAAGGGAAATTCAACAATCGAGATTTCACGGTATCAAAAATATTTATAAAAATGCAGATATGGCTTCTAAAGAAATTCGCAAATTTTGTAAAGTAGACAATCAATGTGAAGATTTATTAAAGATGGCAATGACACGGTTAGGATTGTCGGCTCGTGCATATGATAGAATTCTTAAAGTGAGTAGAACAATTGCTGATTTAGACGGATCGTCTGAAATAAAACCGCAACATATTTCCGAAGCAATCCAGTACCGGAGTTTAGATCGGGAATTGTGGGGTCATTAA
- a CDS encoding helix-turn-helix transcriptional regulator, which yields MGIPALPICQITLKAQKPSNIPQNPQTIGEHIRKRRLEQSLFQSDVARIIGVEETSIYNWESNRSNPSVKYIPTIIKFLGYVPDIFPHTTLGEKLIYYREIHGLSQKKLAMKLGVDQTTLRRWERNISKPSKKLLKRHSNFFVFISINEMKAK from the coding sequence ATGGGCATACCTGCGTTGCCCATCTGTCAAATAACATTAAAGGCTCAAAAACCATCAAATATTCCTCAAAACCCACAAACTATAGGGGAACATATAAGAAAACGAAGATTAGAGCAATCACTTTTTCAATCTGATGTTGCAAGGATTATTGGGGTTGAAGAAACGAGCATTTATAATTGGGAAAGTAATAGAAGTAACCCATCAGTTAAATACATTCCCACGATCATAAAATTTTTGGGATATGTACCGGATATATTTCCCCATACGACATTAGGAGAAAAACTTATCTATTATAGAGAGATTCATGGACTCAGTCAGAAAAAATTGGCAATGAAACTTGGGGTTGATCAAACAACTTTGAGGAGATGGGAGAGAAATATAAGTAAGCCGAGCAAAAAGTTATTGAAAAGACATTCAAATTTCTTTGTATTCATATCCATCAATGAAATGAAAGCAAAATAA